Genomic segment of Sebastes umbrosus isolate fSebUmb1 chromosome 19, fSebUmb1.pri, whole genome shotgun sequence:
CTGATCCTTTCTCTCGTGTCAGGATCAGATCTTCGTCCACATCTATACATGAAATATCACAATCTAGCTTGACTGAGCACATTCACATTCATCAATCATAGAGATTTTAATGACCACATGACCTCTCCTCTAGCACCACCCACAGGAGAAACTTTTCATTATGAGCTCCACTAATGAATAGcaaaataatttgtatttagatggtttgtttttttccccaacactTGTGGGGTGTAACAAATTTTGCAGCCACATAAAGGAGTCCCAATGGGATGCTTCTGGGATGATTTAGCCGTGTCTGTCCTGGTCTGGTGTTGGATCCTCAGCATCCACTCATTGTACCCATTGGCCTGGATCTGCTGCACCTATAGTTCTCtctatcctcctcctcactgatGACATGTTGTGCTCTGTGTAGAGGGTCCTCACCACCGGTctttacaccgatcagccataacattaagaccactgataGTTGAAGTGAATAACATAGATTATCTCTTTaaaatggcacctggcagtgggtgggatatattagacagtaagtgaacattttaaactttgtgttggaagcagaaaaaatgggccagcgtaaggatgtgagcgactttgacaagggccaaattgtgatggctagacgaccgggtcagagcatctccaaaactgcagctcttgtgggatgttcccggtctgcagtggtgcagcctaccaaaagtggtccaagaaGGCTGgtccgtgttgtccgatccaatagaatagctactgtagctcaaactgctgaaaacgTTAATACTGGTTcagatagaaaggtgtcagaacacacagtgcatcgcagtttgttgcgtatggggctgtgtagccgcagaccggtcagggtgcccatgctgtcattatgttatggctgatcggtgtatattgtCAGGGGTGGTTTGCAAGTGGACTAATAAGTtggctagtaagtggaccttgagtaatgattattatttttttaaaacttgtgtTCCCAAAAATGAAAATTTTCCTCTCTAATTTATCTATCGGTTCTTCACTCATTCAACATTTCCAGTAACAGTTCTTAAATAAGTTTCCAGGAGTAAATGCAGAGCTCCGCAATAAGCCCAACACTTCCAGGGGACCTGCTTCTCTTCATAGAAGGAATGCCAGAGGCCCGTTTGCTAATGACTTTTCCATTACATAATGTTTTAAAGTCCTCAATAATGAGATATGGGGAGTGAAACAAATAAGAATAGATTAACAAGAATAGAATAATAGATTTAATAGATTTCCAGGAATGAGTGATCCACACAGTCATACGCAGTCATAAGTTGTGAACTGTTGGCCACGTGTGCGtggtgcatgcatgtgtgcgtgtgtgtgtgtgtatgtgcaaagGCAGAGCAGACAAATTGCAGACATGGATGTTTCAAACTATGGATAACAAATGTATACATGGTGGCTGTTCATTTCAGTTTAAAACTATTATTTTTGAGTGCCCTCTGGTAGACCAAGGCTGGACTACCAACAGAGCAAAGTTGGCCACCCTCCCCTGACGCCAGGagttattttgttttctctttgttttctctgcttttttaaaaaaaaaaatattgttttacttttcagGTCACGTGAAAAAGGTTTCTGCCAGCCATACCGAGGCATTGCCTGTGCTCGCTTTATTGGCAACCAAAGCATTTATGTCGAGTCTCTGCAGATGCAGGGGGAGAGTGAAAACCGCATCACAGGTAAGAAAATCTCTTAGTTAACATATTGCATTACAAGAAGTTATTACCAATAAACAGCTGGGTATAATTCTAACTACTAAAGATATCTGAGATTACAAAAGCATGTGGGAAACAGTTAAGAAAATGTGTCTCTTGTTTCCTCCCTCCAAAGCTGCCTTCACTATGATCGGCACCTCCACCCACCTGTCGGATCAGTGCTCCAGTTTCGCCATCCCGTCCTTCTGCTACTACGTCTTCCCTCAGTGTGACGAGGGCTCTCGGGCCCCTCGGCGGCGTCAGCTCTGCAGAGACGAGTGCGAGGCCCTGGAGAACGACCTGTGCCACACCGAGTACACCATCGCCCGATCCAATCCCATGATCCTCATGCAGCTGGAGCTGCCCAACTGCAACCTGCTGCCGAGGCCGGGCACGCCTGATGCTGCTTCCTGTATGAGGATAGGAGTACCGCCAGAAAAACTGGGCCCATGTAGGTGGACGTTACGGCATGCAAGCATTACACATATTGATGTAACAGCACCCTGCTCATGACATGAAtgaaataaggttgttttttcCTCGGTTcttatgaattctccttcacatctttcctcgacctcatgacattttccatcgaggtcaaggaaaagtggttaggaaaagacattaggacgtAAAGTCACCTCTCTTCGGAGCATTCACACGGAGTCCCTGTCTGCTCTACAGATTCCCCGCCAGACCACAGCTGCTACAATGAAGGTGGGGATGACTACAGGGGCACAGTCAGCGTCACTGCGTCTGGTCATCACTGCCAGCCGTGGAGCGCTCAGTACCCTCACGCTCACCACCTGACCCAGGACTACCCCGAGCTCTGGGGAAGTCACAACTTCTGTCGTAACCCAGGCGGCCAGATGCAGGCGCCCTGGTGTTTCACCCTGGACCCTCAGGTCAGGGTGGACCTGTGTGACATCCAACCCTGCAGTAAGTACAATAATGCAATCAtctatccattatctgtaaccttcttatcctattcagggtcacgggggggcgctggagccgatcccagctgacactgGGCGAAGGCgggactatcacagggctgacacatgaACACTGAGCAACTATCTCTATTATCTTACTCTCTCCAGAGCCTCCAGAGAGTCCCAGGAAGGAGATCCTGTTCATTCTAATCCCTGCGATTGCCATCCCGTTGGTCATCGCTTGCCTCTTCTTTCTGGTGTGCATGTGTCGCAATAAGCAAAAGGACCCAACTGACACACTAATACCTAGCCAGGATGTGGAGCTGTCTCTCCTTAATCAGCAAAAACACCCGGTAAGAGGCTCATTGATAGGGGtacttcattttacattttctgatGATGTATGGCTGTGTTCAGACCGACATTAGCACTGCATTAGAAAATGCAGCACTACTCAGTCATTTTAACACaaaagaacagtgtgtgtaggatctggaggtatctagcggtgagtttgcagattgcaactcaCTGAATTCTGTGTGCCAAACGTGTAGAATAACTACAGTTGCTGACGCAAAAATGCGAATtagccctctctagagccagttgttctaagagtagcgtaggtcatttggagaaggGCCAgcgtgtagagtgtgtgtgtacgtgggaagtgagtggtgaagcaagagagagagagcggcagcgacgGCAGCGAATAACgtcatcgactccggcccaagcaggaaaagttaacagtgtttggtttgtccgttctgggctactgtagcaacattttaaggtaacaaaaacatagcgattcttattttcaaatGATCATACGCTAAAAGCAAagatacttattaatattatattccatttctgccaatagatccccatagttgttacacactggtccttttaagCTCAAATTCATTGAGGAATTTGTGCCATAATAAAGGCTTTAAACTCAAGACCTCTCCACAAGATGGGGCTTGAAGATTATGCAATAATGCGGGCGTCAATTTAAGGTCTTTCTCATCAGTCAAACTCGTATCTGTGTATCTTATTTCATCATCTCATCGGTAACTGAAGCAGCACACCCCCACCAACGCagatgcttttgtttttttaatgcagtgctGGTTTTGGTCTGAACACCcagtaatgaaaaagaaagaaacctcCGTACACTTTAATTATGAACTGTTGCATTCCAGTAGTAAAGTATTACATTAGGGTTTTATTGTCGGCCGTACACTTTGATGACATGTAATCATATTCATTGCTTTTGTGGCTGCAGGCCAAGCTGCGGGAGATAAACATGTCAGCAGTGCGCTTCATGGAGGAGCTCGGCGAGGACCGCTTCGGCAAGGTTTACAAGGGCCACATGTACGGCACCGCACCTGGTGAGCAGACCCAGGTGGTGGCCATCAAAACATTAAAGGACAAGGTCGACGCCGCTCTCGGCGAGGAATTTCGCCACGAAGCCATGCTCCGCTTACACATACAACATCAAAATGTCGTCTGTTTGCTGGGTGTGGTCACCAAAGAGCAGCCGATGAGCATATTCACCTACTCCGGCCTCGGCGACCTGCACGAGTATCTGGTGATGCGCTCCCCCAACTCAGATGTTGGCAGCTCAGATGATGACAAGACGGTCAAATCCACTCTGGAGCAGGCTGATTTCCTTCATGTTATCACCCAGATTGCTGCCGGGATGGAGTACCTCTCCAGCCAGCAAGTAGTCCATAAAGACATCGCTGCCCGAAACATTCTGGTCTTTGAAAAACTCAGCATCAAGATCCAGGATCTGGGTCTGTTCAGAGACATCTACTCTGCTGATTACTACAATCTCATGGGCCCGAGCCCTTTCCCCATTCGTTGGATGTCCCCAGAAGCTATTAGCTACGGCAAATTCTCCACCGACTCCGACATCTGGTCTTACGGCGTCTTGCTGTGGGAGACTTACAGCTACGGCCTGCAGCCGTATTGCGGCTACTCCAACCAGGACGTGATCGAGATGGTGCGCAGCCACCAGCTCCTGCCTTGTCCGGACGACTGCCCCGCCTGGATTTACACCCTCATGCTGGAGTGTTGGAGTGAATTCCAAGCGAGAAGGCCTCGCTTCAAGGACATCCACACGCGCCTGCGCTCCTGGGAAAGCCTGTCCAACTACAACAGCTCCGCTCAGACGTCTggcaccagcaacaccacccaGACCAGCTCTCTCAGCACCAGCCCTGTTAGCAACATCAGCATGAGCACGGCGAATGCGTCACGCTACACCAGCCCTAAAAAGAGCTTGCCGTTCCACCAGCCCCAGTTCATACCCATGAAGGGTCAAATGCATCGGCCGATGGTGCCGCCGCAGCTCTACATCCCCGTCAACGGATACCACCCCATGCCAGCTTACCCATACCTGCAGAACTTTTACCCCATGCAAATACCCATGCCCATTccccaccagcaccagcaccagcagcagcagcagatgcacCACCCGCCACAGATGGTTACGAAAGCTGGTTCTCACCACAGCGGCAGTGGATCCACATCTACCGGCTACGTCACCACTGCCCCTTCCAACACGTCTGTCACAGAGCGAGCAGCTTTGCTAAACGACGACTCCACCAAGACCAAGGATGAGGACTTGGCCGACAGAGCGTCCCACGAAGAGCCGGACCAAAACAAGGACTCGTTAGTGCCTGAAACAGAATTGCTAGGTGACAATGATCCTCCACAGACTGACGAACTGGTGATACACTTGTCAGACACATAAGGTGTGGTGCTGTTTGAAGAACTGAAATATTCTGTGAGCTGAgcttgccaaaaaaaaaaaatcaataagcAGCATAAAATGAAGTGGAACAgtgactgaatgtttttttttttttacgagttTCTTAGATTGTACTGACACATTTGAATGTCAAGTGTGTCTCATGTTTGCACCTCTCAAACTCAACAATTAAGCAAAATGAATTTTCTACAGACCTTGTTTTTGTAACGTTGCCGTTCAGAGGAATTCATGTTCTTGCCGTTGCTgtgcaacacaaaacattttcttaTCCACAAATACGTAGAGGTTGCTGCTTATTTTCACTTGTAAGCAAAGCTATTCACTGGGAGGCCAAAAGGGTGTGATTCACAcacggatgtataaagagaactggatacagcgttggaggcggggccccgttcattcctatgaaagttgctcagtggcacatgatgccaaaatggctcgacttccggcgatcttccgcatccattgagCCACATGagcggaggaagggaaataactctggattcggctattagtgcattccacaacttttaagacctaatgatttaaataaggactattcaagtgttcgtactggaaGGCgtgtctttcccaatgtaagtctatgggaaaaagtctttttgggcccaatggcatcacatgacggacacggaagttatagtaccgccgtttggccactaggaaaattgggatcaacgaccggtgctcttcctgggggcttggattCATGCCCCCAGCGCCCGCCCTCCCAACTTCAGATACCACACCCCTCTATACAGGCACGCGGACCTATCAGAAGGAATTGCTTGTTCAGCAAAAAGTGAGATGATCTCTCACCCTCTTCACTCACAATGCCAGTTGGTGTTTATCGTAAGACACAACCAAGCCAGAGGTATTGCTACCAGAACCCAGAACTGAACCCAGGTTTCTGTAGTGATGACGTTTTGCTCGTTGTGCACCccttaatgacattttttttatttttgaggtTATTATTCTATGGTTTGTGAACGCCACAATCATAGAGCAAAAGAATGTATGATGAATAGAAATGCTGTAGCAGTTTTGAAAGAAACAGGCTATGGGTACCTTTGTTAATAATTATACTCACAGAGATGTTTTTTCaatcaaactaaacaaaaaatatgttttttttcctcaggcCAAAGTTCCCACATGACTTATTTCCCACAAGGTTGATACTTTTAACATCAACTTATAACCAAATTGTACACATTTGTAATTCATGTACTTTGGTTTGaacgttttatttgtttatagttttttttctttattggtGAAGACTCCTAAGCCTGGTGTTAGTACAATGTCCTTTCCACCACATGTTTGCTTTgtttaagtagttttttttgcttACCATATAATGTGTACATCCATCTATGGAGTATCGAATAAAgtcatatgaaaaaaaattgtattatatatGGTCATCATCTGTCATTACATGTGCAGAGAGTCTAATATATGGTGCACTGCGCAGTCAAGTTACATTAGGCCAAAAATAAACTTAGTAGTAATATACTTGTAGTGAAGAAATACATGTATTGCTGATACTAATCAAATAATCTAAACAACTCTCATTTACAAATACTTTATATATTGGTTTGTTGGGATTATCcgtccattatctgtaaccacctGGGGGGCTGGAggcgatcccagctgacattgagcGAAGGCGGGGTATGCTACAACCTGGACAGGTCgctagactatcacagggctgacacacatagagacagacaaccattcacgctcacgaTTTTAGGGCAATTTTAgggtcaacaattaacctgcatgtctttggactgtgggaggaagccggagaaaacccacgctatcACGGGGAGagcatgcaaactccacacagaagggccacCAAGCCGGATTCTAACCtacgaccctcttgctgtgaggcgacagtgccaGTCTATTCAacaagtgtgaaaaaaaaaacagactgcaGGGCCCAACACATTTAAACTGTCCTCAACTATTTAGCCATTCACACCACCTCACAATTAAAAAAGAGTGTGAGGTGACAAGCTGGACTCCTTCCTGGACGGGAAGACTGATGGAAACTTTTCAAAATTGTTAATTTTAAAGAAACGAGATAGAACCAattccaatccaaatttatttataaagcacattgaaaaaaaaacaaaagttgaccaaagtcctgtacaattaaacataaaaacaacacaataaagacttttaaaatgtaaaaccaacaggacattaaaataataaaagtgttaagaccaataggaaaggaCAAAATGGATAAAAAGGTGCAAAGATTCTTTTAGGGTGATTCAATGACCCATCCAAAACACAATATCCGAAAAATACCTTCATATTAAACAACATATTGATTGAAAGGTCTTTGTTTCTCAAAACATCAAGTGTGTATTTATTAGGGAATACTGGTTTTATCTCCTGATCTCAACACATGAGGTGTGTGCAAAAGTTGGGTGTCAAACAGAAGAATGAATATTCTCTGCCAGACATATAGTGGGtgtcaagtttgtttttgaaATTAACAGATTAAACATAGAAGCTATTTGGATATAGTAAATTGTGTATAATGTAATGAAACATAGCATGAGGTCATCATAGTATTTTAATCTGCAGAAAGAATCTATCTCTATATACCAACCACTTCAGGAACAAAGTACACTACACTCTTCGCCTGGCTGAACACCAAATACAGGCATCACAGACCAGAGAGACTCACAACCCACTGAAGTAGATTCAACACAAGTGTCCTCTATAATAATTGCCAAGGACATTCAGGCTGGAGAAAGGCTCGTAGCACTCAACCCCACCATCTAAACATTTGGGAACAACTAGGAACTCATGCACTCTGGAATGCAGCAGCCATCTTAACGCTGATCCTCCAGGTACAAGCAGGTTTACACCAGCTATCCAACAGTGACCTCTAGAGGTGTTGGTGCAGTATGAGGAGCAAATGAAgtgatgcaacacaacacagagtTGGATGATAACGGGTCCCTCAGTTATTAGCCTACAACATCTGGgttgcacacatgcacaaaaaaataaattaaaaaaaatgatgatgcaGAGTATATTGCAGTGGATATAAGGGAAATCCTTTGCAGACCatttatgcattttattatttttataaattatagtttttttaatgttcttGTATTGATCTCAGTTAAGTCTTTggaattattttctttttctattacAGAATTCATCTCTGTTTTCTCACTtgcatgttttatattttccgCAGCCTATAACCTCACTTCATCACTTTATACAAATCCATTAAATTATGTGAACATGCATTTTTCAAACCAGAAtacattttgttgataataattatgaaaacgggttctatgggtacccacgagtctcccctttacagacatgcccactttatgataatcacatgcagtttttttcatgcagtataaatgtgttattgtctcctattctaaaatggtgtatttgaatatttctgcatactggggtccctaaacagttttgaattacataaatggtgtatcactgtaaagctgagactcttgtggatccaatgagcccaactgtattcgtgtgtgatgatgttagtccccataggagacatttcattgtagtgagaccatttttttttttaaaacttgacctcactgtataaaatgacctgtggtgacctctaggataatcacagcctcatgaaactttacagccacaaactagagacctggagcattcagaggatggatggctttcctaggtagattgacaataagagggtttctgagcagtttccacaacagaagtgctcgccatccaatcgccaaaaaatgcaatttttgcaGAAATTTCAAagtgtcaaaagttttttttttacaccaaatcaccgcatggctttttctatggtgttcctcaaggtgttggtgtcttaatgtggtattttggagggattattgatcatttataataattctcgagtggtaaaaaaaggttaaatttagcaccaaatctatgtaataaatggtatcaacccagaaattgctgcaacaacttatgagacataatagagcatgagaatTGAAATCAcgatgttctaaacccttatacacttttacaattaattttaaataattaattaactcatgtttatatatgattcatgactagaacaacttgacacacagcaccaagctgcatctcaaattaatcttcaggttctcagctttcagttgatgtacaccacttctatgtgacatcttcTGTTgactattgtgggtctcagaggacTAAGAGTAGTAGCATAAATATGTCTGTAAGATTTcctaaaatcataaaaatcaaAGTACTGTGTCGTGAACTGCCGCACCTAAAAGCCCCACACGCTTTGTGGATGACGACATACAGTTTCTATGAGACTTGAGCTCTCTCTGCTGAAGCCAAGAATCATTGGCTCAAATTGGAAAATGCTGCATTCCGAttggctgcagctgctgtcaTCTAATACCACACTGCCAATACACTTAAGCAGTGACCTACTAACACAGATCCAGTCTGTAGCCACCTTTAGAGGGAAAAgccaagaggaggagagagccaGGTACTTCACAACTTGTAGGATTTCGTCGACAGTTATTTCCTTATTATTAGCTGACGAGGAACATAAACTTCTACTCTGCTTGACACGCAGTGGAGAACCACACCAAACCCTCAACCAGGTGCTAGAAAAGGtacagttgttttttatttgagatTAACAAATTAAACTCTTATACCTTCTTCTTCTAGTGTTCCTGCGGGATGGTGTTGTGTTTACGTGTTAGGAAGAACGTCCGTGAATCACAGCAGCGCATTAGCTAGCTTCTAATTCTGTGTCATAACCTCTGTTTTTCTTGCGTAACGTTGCTAGAAACCCACTTAACATGTAGAATAACCAcgttaatattcataataaagGTGCCGAAGTTCGAGGTGTGTTGGCTGTTATTAGTTAAGGTTAAACTGTACCGTTACTGTATTAGTAGTTTGTGCATTACTGCTATAAAAGCAGGCTAATGATGGCCGGTTAATGAGACTGAATGTATCGAACTGTACCAAGGCACGGAACGTTCACGTGCAGGCCCGGCAGCAGGAGTTTACAGATTGCAACACAACGTTCTGAATCAGAATTCTCAGCGTTCTAACTCCGAATTCTCAGAATTCGAAGTGTTGTCAGCAACGTTCTAAACAAACctgctgctgtggctgctgTCGTTGTGTAACTGTTACGGGTCAGTAAGTTAATGACGTTAACAAAGCAACGTCCTCTGTACTGTACTTTAGCCGACCTCACGGTACTTTTTTAGGGCGTAGAGAGACCAGACAGACCCCCTCGCTCTCCACCCGCCACACTGTCATCATGAGTAAGCACCATAGAAGACAGCAGCGATGCGATGATGTCAACACAGTCAATGAACACATTGTCTGTTACACTTACCGTTGAATATCTGACTGACACATATTTAGTAAGAGATATTTTAAGTTATAGAGCAGAACAAACATGTTATTGCCACACATTGATGATGTCTGCAGCCGTAGAAATGTCTAGTATAGTCTGCGGCCGGGGGGagtttattgtattttactgtCACAATGAAGGAATCTGGGACAATAGGACGTGTTGACGGTCGGCTGCGGGCCGAGCCGGTCCGGGCCGATCCCTGAACCGACGGCTGAACTCCCGCTCCACTACACCCCGAAATCGAGCTCACGTTGCGGTAATATTACCACCCATTTTTATCACGTGTGATCCAGATTTAGTCTTGTTGTCATATGTTGTTGCCTTGTTAGAAAGGATCCTCGCATCCAGCCACAGCTGCGTTACATAAAATCTTAACATCTGTAAAATCTTTCTCCAGTGATCTCAGAAAATagacaaagaaaacaatcaaAACAGCAGATTAGTATAAAGCATGTGGCTGTTTTTTCAAATGGTAAAATTAGAAACAATTTCACAGAATTGCAAGTTGCCTATAGACTACCTAAGAACTGACATTGGACTTGTTTAGGATCTCATTAAGCCACAAGTCCATTCCATAGTAAAGGTACCAGGTTATACATTAGTCTTTCATTTAGTAATCATGTTCATCTCCGTTAATCATTTACTTTCTAAATATAGACTCCAGCTAAGGACAAAATGAGGACACAAAGTCAGGAGAGGCATTTATTTGGGACATTTTACCACACCCCTAAcctttattatttgtttttactaatatttttatttaagaaaaagaacatttttcacaGATATTTGACATAGAATATTTtcagttccccccccccccccctccactgcCTATACAAAATAACGTTTAATaacatatctacacagggaatgATGGTTCAAAATTAagtagtaagaaaaaaaaaaaaataattaaaatataaattaaaaagaaaatacaaataatttgttagggaaatgtctttatttgtagatttttgggttgctgaaaaaaaaaaatactgcctgACATTaagtgatatatttgacttcaagacatctctgactacatacatgctgaaaatcaaacttttttactgtattaatttagagattttctgaagtaaaagtccctagaagtttatgatttaacttaaaaaagttttaaaaaatcgcaataaattgtaatattgaatcgcaatacttaaaaatcgcaatacatatcaaatcaggagataggtgaatcatcccagccctagtatCTACATTCATATTGTATCATCGGCGAGGGAGACGTACCTACTTTATGGGAAATGCGTTAGAATATCGTTAACTTGACACTGACATAACCTCTCTCATTGTCTGTTATTCCACAGATTTTCTCAACTCGAGTGGATTAATCCAACGTGCCAGCTACTACTGCTGCATCCAAGCATTATGGTGAACAGTTAAAGACCTATGAACATATTGACAGCCGTCAACAGTGATAATATGCAATCAATCAAGCAAGAGGTGGACTCCAGTGAGTCGTACAGTGGAGAGGATGCCCTGGTCCTGGCTTTACAAGGGGCTAACAGAGATGCGACGGGCCACAAAATCTCTGCAATCCCGTTCAAGAGTAAAACTACCTGTCGCAGGAGAAGAGAGTTTAtcc
This window contains:
- the ror2 gene encoding tyrosine-protein kinase transmembrane receptor ROR2; its protein translation is MTTFLKSLLWMLFLFPNLRCEADPGLSPDTDGLAEAQSGAAPTGEVPQGHFLEFQEPVNNITHFQGQTATLHCRVTGNPRPSIRWLKNDAPVVQEQGRITIRKMEAGSKLRIQDLDTTDTGYYQCVASNSLKVISATGVLYVKLGQMPTHSPDESSREKGFCQPYRGIACARFIGNQSIYVESLQMQGESENRITAAFTMIGTSTHLSDQCSSFAIPSFCYYVFPQCDEGSRAPRRRQLCRDECEALENDLCHTEYTIARSNPMILMQLELPNCNLLPRPGTPDAASCMRIGVPPEKLGPYSPPDHSCYNEGGDDYRGTVSVTASGHHCQPWSAQYPHAHHLTQDYPELWGSHNFCRNPGGQMQAPWCFTLDPQVRVDLCDIQPCKPPESPRKEILFILIPAIAIPLVIACLFFLVCMCRNKQKDPTDTLIPSQDVELSLLNQQKHPAKLREINMSAVRFMEELGEDRFGKVYKGHMYGTAPGEQTQVVAIKTLKDKVDAALGEEFRHEAMLRLHIQHQNVVCLLGVVTKEQPMSIFTYSGLGDLHEYLVMRSPNSDVGSSDDDKTVKSTLEQADFLHVITQIAAGMEYLSSQQVVHKDIAARNILVFEKLSIKIQDLGLFRDIYSADYYNLMGPSPFPIRWMSPEAISYGKFSTDSDIWSYGVLLWETYSYGLQPYCGYSNQDVIEMVRSHQLLPCPDDCPAWIYTLMLECWSEFQARRPRFKDIHTRLRSWESLSNYNSSAQTSGTSNTTQTSSLSTSPVSNISMSTANASRYTSPKKSLPFHQPQFIPMKGQMHRPMVPPQLYIPVNGYHPMPAYPYLQNFYPMQIPMPIPHQHQHQQQQQMHHPPQMVTKAGSHHSGSGSTSTGYVTTAPSNTSVTERAALLNDDSTKTKDEDLADRASHEEPDQNKDSLVPETELLGDNDPPQTDELVIHLSDT